A single window of Metallosphaera hakonensis JCM 8857 = DSM 7519 DNA harbors:
- a CDS encoding uracil-DNA glycosylase, producing the protein MDFLSRLTSCTLCPRLVQYRQSFPEGYWRKPVPPNGDISSKIVVVGLAPAGHGGNRTGRMFTGDRSANNLMWALHKAGLANKATSVSRDDGLVVEVYITSAVKCAPPQNKPTREEIVNCSTFLAEEITMMTKARVYIALGKIAWDTLVENFSSLGFEVERERFHHGAEVKVKGKGKEMWLLGSYHPSPRNVNTGRMTLDMLYNVVERARKLAEMR; encoded by the coding sequence ATGGACTTCCTCTCAAGGTTAACCTCTTGCACTCTCTGTCCTAGACTTGTTCAATATCGACAATCGTTCCCAGAGGGATATTGGAGGAAACCCGTACCTCCGAACGGTGACATCTCGTCTAAAATAGTAGTTGTAGGCCTAGCTCCGGCAGGTCACGGAGGAAATAGGACGGGAAGGATGTTCACAGGGGACAGAAGCGCCAACAATCTCATGTGGGCGCTTCATAAAGCGGGACTGGCCAACAAGGCAACATCTGTCTCTAGGGACGACGGTCTAGTTGTGGAAGTTTACATTACCTCTGCGGTTAAATGTGCTCCTCCCCAGAACAAACCAACCCGTGAGGAAATCGTTAATTGCTCCACTTTTCTCGCAGAGGAGATTACCATGATGACTAAGGCCAGGGTATACATTGCTCTTGGGAAGATAGCGTGGGATACTTTAGTAGAGAACTTCTCCTCTCTTGGATTTGAGGTGGAGAGGGAAAGATTTCATCATGGAGCAGAGGTTAAGGTCAAAGGGAAGGGGAAGGAAATGTGGCTCTTGGGCTCTTACCACCCGAGTCCCAGAAACGTTAATACTGGACGCATGACGCTGGACATGTTGTACAATGTTGTGGAGAGGGCAAGGAAGTTGGCCGAGATGAGGTAA
- a CDS encoding nucleotidyltransferase domain-containing protein, translating into MEDIIAERERKRREVIEKARSYVNSLKGRYSSFLIGSYARGDFNVWSDIDVLLIGEFQGNPVERLLKLDFPPGFEVIPLTEEEFDRALKKNNPITWDVKSGVVLRDDLKLCEKYNIKCVN; encoded by the coding sequence TTGGAGGATATTATTGCAGAAAGAGAAAGAAAGAGGAGGGAAGTGATAGAGAAGGCCAGGAGTTACGTTAACTCGTTAAAGGGGAGATATTCCTCATTCCTGATCGGCTCATATGCGAGGGGAGACTTTAACGTCTGGAGCGATATAGACGTTCTTCTAATAGGTGAATTCCAAGGGAATCCCGTGGAAAGGTTATTGAAGTTAGATTTCCCTCCGGGCTTTGAAGTAATACCCCTGACGGAAGAGGAGTTTGATAGGGCTTTAAAGAAGAACAACCCTATCACCTGGGACGTTAAAAGCGGAGTCGTGTTGAGAGATGATCTCAAACTTTGCGAGAAGTATAATATAAAGTGCGTCAATTGA
- a CDS encoding HEPN domain-containing protein yields MLDTEEFDRWFKSAKLTLDSAKHDLSGGFYNWACFKAQQSTELAVKAYFYGVGQPKSGHTVSYLLTLLGAPQELVDKAKYLDKLYIPTRYPDAWQSETPQYYYTRREAEEAIIYAEDIINYVEGLWRILLQKEKERGGK; encoded by the coding sequence GTGCTAGATACAGAAGAGTTCGACAGGTGGTTTAAATCCGCGAAACTCACCTTAGATAGTGCGAAACATGACCTAAGTGGTGGGTTCTATAACTGGGCATGCTTTAAGGCCCAGCAGTCTACAGAACTCGCTGTTAAGGCCTACTTTTATGGTGTAGGACAGCCTAAATCTGGACACACAGTCTCATATCTGTTGACCTTGCTTGGTGCCCCTCAAGAGCTCGTGGATAAAGCCAAATACCTTGATAAACTCTACATCCCCACCAGATACCCGGATGCGTGGCAGAGCGAAACCCCACAGTACTACTACACCAGGAGGGAGGCAGAGGAAGCTATTATATATGCTGAGGATATAATCAATTACGTGGAGGGGCTTTGGAGGATATTATTGCAGAAAGAGAAAGAAAGAGGAGGGAAGTGA
- a CDS encoding molybdopterin-dependent oxidoreductase: MKRRDFLKALFISTSLLVLGRLSVNEFSNYQHAQGALTPFGSWYVVQISGTPEIPKNYVLTVDGEVENPLQLTYQDILDMPSVQVKDTIQCVSDPYFLRANVVWTGVPLKYIIEMVKPSQNTIKVVGYGADGYTADLPISKAMEPDVILAYLADGNPLPIQHGYPVRLAVPGWWGYSYPKWLVRLHFTSRNVLGYWESRGYPDYAKK, translated from the coding sequence ATGAAAAGGCGGGATTTCCTGAAGGCCCTGTTCATCTCCACTTCGCTTCTTGTCCTGGGCAGGTTATCAGTGAATGAGTTTAGCAACTATCAGCATGCTCAGGGTGCCCTGACTCCGTTCGGGTCTTGGTATGTGGTTCAAATATCCGGAACTCCTGAGATACCTAAAAACTACGTTTTAACAGTGGACGGGGAGGTTGAAAATCCTCTACAACTAACCTATCAGGATATTCTGGACATGCCTTCGGTTCAGGTAAAGGACACGATTCAATGCGTCTCCGATCCCTATTTCTTAAGGGCCAACGTAGTATGGACTGGAGTTCCCTTGAAGTATATTATTGAAATGGTAAAACCTTCACAGAACACTATCAAGGTAGTAGGTTACGGAGCAGACGGATACACCGCCGATCTCCCCATTTCAAAAGCCATGGAGCCGGACGTGATCTTAGCCTATTTGGCTGACGGGAATCCCTTACCTATACAACACGGTTATCCGGTGAGACTCGCGGTACCGGGATGGTGGGGGTACAGTTACCCCAAGTGGTTGGTGAGACTTCACTTCACATCAAGAAACGTTTTAGGTTATTGGGAATCCAGGGGGTATCCAGACTATGCGAAGAAGTAA
- a CDS encoding Nre family DNA repair protein, whose protein sequence is MNIDPHLCISCRGTKYLCGLNYCPVILKNLSFKVREMGTEVSGSSPPSIFVGRFGYPKITVYPSTPPEFGDTSSYENPRRWLEMDTTSFLAMRLNMIRGGLEFRVTEASSPGRNLFDVQVISLSPRPVEMELDLVNVPRGKILSETVPPLGPSAPLRSMKLGTLPPPERVVEKVFQDRDMKAVEAMERLRSNGVPVERISKLLSVGNLGRDRRLVPTRWSITAVDKTLSDKLVSKVKEFPHLGEIEVYVRKFNLNTFVGILVPGNWSFEWGEAWFPSTTWNMWGAYPQVEIDYEGYFGRKTYPEIGGCYYSSRLAVAEFLEARGRQAIPILWREIYPGFYFPVGVWFVRENVRELFKGKPEKFPELDDALKYVDQVLKVKSSTWIKHSKVIPMIRSRLFP, encoded by the coding sequence ATGAACATTGATCCCCACCTCTGTATATCCTGTAGAGGTACCAAGTACCTTTGCGGACTAAACTACTGTCCCGTTATCCTGAAAAACCTATCCTTTAAGGTAAGGGAAATGGGAACAGAGGTTAGCGGGAGCTCTCCACCCTCGATTTTCGTGGGCAGGTTCGGTTACCCCAAGATAACAGTTTACCCCTCTACTCCTCCCGAATTTGGCGATACTTCCTCATACGAGAACCCAAGACGATGGTTGGAGATGGACACGACCTCTTTTCTGGCCATGAGGTTGAACATGATCCGGGGAGGACTGGAATTCAGGGTTACCGAAGCCTCATCTCCAGGAAGGAATCTCTTCGACGTTCAGGTTATCTCCCTGTCCCCCAGACCGGTGGAGATGGAACTGGACCTCGTTAATGTGCCAAGGGGGAAAATCCTGAGTGAAACCGTTCCTCCTCTGGGACCTTCAGCGCCCCTTAGATCCATGAAGTTAGGCACTTTACCGCCTCCGGAGAGAGTGGTGGAGAAAGTGTTTCAGGACAGGGACATGAAGGCGGTGGAGGCCATGGAGAGACTACGATCCAACGGTGTTCCGGTGGAAAGGATCAGTAAGCTCCTGAGCGTGGGCAATCTGGGAAGGGACAGGAGACTTGTTCCCACCAGGTGGAGTATAACTGCAGTGGACAAGACCCTTTCGGATAAACTGGTGTCTAAGGTCAAGGAGTTCCCACACCTTGGGGAAATTGAAGTTTACGTGAGGAAGTTCAATCTGAATACCTTCGTGGGTATCCTAGTTCCCGGAAATTGGTCCTTCGAATGGGGAGAGGCCTGGTTCCCTTCCACCACGTGGAACATGTGGGGAGCTTACCCTCAAGTCGAGATTGACTATGAAGGTTACTTCGGAAGGAAGACCTACCCCGAGATAGGGGGATGTTATTACTCATCTAGACTAGCGGTGGCGGAATTCTTGGAAGCCAGGGGTAGACAGGCAATCCCCATCCTTTGGAGAGAGATCTATCCAGGTTTCTATTTCCCTGTGGGTGTGTGGTTTGTACGGGAGAACGTCAGGGAGCTATTTAAGGGGAAACCCGAGAAGTTCCCTGAACTTGATGATGCCTTGAAATACGTGGATCAGGTATTGAAGGTCAAGTCCTCAACCTGGATCAAACACTCCAAAGTCATCCCTATGATAAGATCGAGGCTTTTTCCATGA
- a CDS encoding SPL family radical SAM protein, with product MIEIKVKTALSKSGLKELDYALNPYLGCRFSCVYCYARYFSPTEVKERWGEVVVVKSNLLEVLRREVAIKRKGVVGVSTITDPYQPIESERKLTRGSLKILLESGFRVSIQTKSPLVLRDLDLLLSHKEKVDVGLTITTANRDLSKTLEPLAPLPDARFSAVQKLKTRGIDTWIFLGPIIPGLNEDFRQVLERAKEMDVRVIYDVFNYYPGLPFPKVSSREIARIEEEVKRECDRIGATCHSEEEDWLYEKRRRFKPLF from the coding sequence ATGATTGAGATCAAGGTTAAGACCGCTCTCAGCAAATCTGGTCTCAAGGAACTGGATTACGCCCTCAATCCGTATCTAGGGTGTAGGTTTTCCTGTGTCTATTGTTACGCCAGGTATTTCTCCCCCACGGAGGTTAAGGAAAGATGGGGAGAAGTGGTCGTTGTCAAGTCCAATCTCTTGGAGGTGTTGAGGAGAGAGGTGGCAATAAAGAGGAAGGGAGTAGTAGGGGTCTCCACGATCACCGACCCCTATCAGCCCATTGAGTCGGAGAGGAAACTGACGAGGGGATCCCTCAAGATACTTCTGGAGAGCGGATTTAGGGTCTCCATTCAGACTAAGTCGCCTCTTGTTTTGAGAGACCTGGACCTCCTCCTGTCTCACAAGGAGAAAGTGGATGTTGGCCTCACCATAACGACCGCCAATCGTGACCTTTCCAAGACCCTGGAGCCTTTAGCTCCTCTACCCGATGCGAGATTCAGCGCGGTACAGAAGCTGAAGACTCGGGGAATAGATACGTGGATTTTCTTGGGACCCATAATTCCAGGTTTAAACGAAGATTTCAGACAGGTCCTGGAAAGGGCCAAGGAGATGGATGTTAGGGTCATATATGACGTTTTCAACTACTACCCAGGACTGCCCTTTCCTAAGGTCTCCTCTCGAGAGATTGCACGGATTGAGGAGGAGGTAAAAAGGGAGTGTGACAGGATTGGGGCGACATGTCACTCAGAGGAGGAGGACTGGCTATATGAGAAGAGGAGGAGATTTAAGCCCCTCTTTTGA
- a CDS encoding MBL fold metallo-hydrolase translates to MILELNLRFVKSFLVETRGNQFLVDSGVVGSGRKIISMIEKSGKNPSSIKTVAYTHSHGADPLSA, encoded by the coding sequence ATGATCCTTGAGTTAAACCTTAGGTTCGTTAAGTCATTCCTGGTGGAAACAAGGGGAAATCAGTTCTTGGTCGATTCAGGAGTAGTTGGGAGTGGAAGGAAAATCATTTCAATGATTGAGAAAAGCGGGAAGAATCCCTCCTCTATCAAGACAGTGGCCTACACGCACTCACACGGAGCTGACCCACTCTCTGCCTAA
- a CDS encoding ISH3 family transposase, with the protein MVTPGLPHQNNLQQIGYKLLSMLTFKGRRAEEVARVLVSACLWKDSVEGRSNGYNVSPQTVRNYVEEQGNEVVEKLLESMRRISMEMLKGVKEVDVSIDWTTKTWYGKPVNGLGSSAKGSSWNYATATTKYQGMVLLLAFVPQVNGMTKDEIVKFLVEQIAGMGFKVRLVTLDAGFYTVEVLRFISQFKYVMGVPVGDVKIYEEFDGEYATNSKRRKKEEQVNFRLLVYGKEIVKKKRKTVVYFARATNLNLTKREVLKLYNKVRGPIETSYRNIKAFLPFTSSTKFVFRELIFVLAMVFYSLYTVFKDVMRREEFRLLLILCFLDDLSDLKDFIFTLEKTLNNKIDLFLRR; encoded by the coding sequence GTGGTAACACCGGGTCTTCCTCACCAAAATAATCTACAACAAATAGGATATAAATTACTTTCCATGTTAACCTTCAAGGGGAGAAGGGCGGAGGAGGTAGCGAGAGTTCTGGTCTCCGCGTGCTTGTGGAAGGACTCCGTGGAGGGCAGGTCCAACGGGTACAACGTGTCACCTCAGACCGTGAGGAACTACGTGGAGGAGCAGGGAAACGAGGTTGTGGAGAAGCTCCTGGAATCCATGAGGAGGATTTCCATGGAGATGCTCAAGGGAGTGAAGGAGGTCGACGTTTCCATAGATTGGACCACGAAGACGTGGTACGGTAAGCCGGTGAACGGGTTGGGTAGTTCGGCCAAGGGGAGCTCGTGGAACTACGCCACCGCGACCACGAAGTATCAGGGAATGGTGCTCCTCCTGGCCTTCGTTCCCCAAGTTAACGGGATGACCAAGGACGAGATCGTGAAGTTCCTCGTGGAGCAAATTGCGGGAATGGGCTTCAAGGTGAGGCTCGTAACCCTGGACGCGGGCTTCTACACCGTGGAAGTCCTCAGGTTCATATCGCAGTTCAAGTACGTGATGGGAGTCCCCGTGGGGGACGTGAAGATATACGAGGAGTTCGACGGGGAGTACGCGACCAATAGCAAGAGACGTAAGAAGGAAGAGCAGGTCAACTTCAGACTTCTGGTGTATGGTAAGGAAATCGTTAAGAAGAAGAGGAAGACCGTGGTGTACTTCGCGAGGGCGACCAACCTCAACCTAACCAAGAGGGAAGTGCTGAAGCTGTACAACAAGGTTAGGGGTCCCATTGAGACGTCTTACAGGAACATCAAGGCCTTCCTTCCCTTCACGAGCTCCACCAAGTTCGTCTTCCGCGAGTTGATCTTCGTGCTGGCCATGGTCTTCTACTCGCTTTACACCGTGTTCAAGGACGTCATGAGAAGGGAGGAGTTCAGGTTGCTGCTCATCCTCTGCTTTCTAGACGATCTATCGGATCTCAAGGATTTTATATTTACTCTTGAGAAAACACTTAATAACAAGATAGATTTATTTTTACGGAGGTGA
- a CDS encoding MBL fold metallo-hydrolase has protein sequence MSHNLIHEKGISFLKNGIPRKPVLHSAPLKLLFSLGSPFFARRFEPIFNVEKLTEGELFPGVQLIFTPGHTEDSVSIYVEDEKALIVGDMLQGTKTGLKIPSIYEDINQLRRSIEKVKEFKVEKVYVSHGLSGPPRWPL, from the coding sequence ATGTCCCATAACCTCATTCACGAGAAGGGAATCAGTTTCCTCAAGAACGGAATTCCCAGGAAGCCAGTCCTCCATTCGGCTCCCCTAAAACTGTTGTTTTCCCTCGGATCTCCGTTCTTCGCAAGGAGATTTGAGCCCATCTTCAATGTTGAGAAGTTAACCGAGGGGGAGCTTTTTCCTGGTGTCCAACTCATATTCACGCCTGGACATACCGAGGATTCGGTATCGATCTATGTAGAGGACGAGAAGGCGCTAATCGTGGGCGATATGTTACAAGGAACCAAGACGGGTTTGAAGATTCCGTCGATTTATGAGGATATAAATCAGTTGAGAAGGAGCATAGAGAAAGTTAAGGAGTTCAAGGTGGAGAAAGTCTACGTCTCCCACGGTTTAAGTGGACCGCCGAGATGGCCTCTCTAG
- a CDS encoding clan AA aspartic protease codes for MVVDCFRIGDRPEVPITVMDIVKDISIQVNALIDTGFSGYLLLANSLYSKINSVELDESHWRTYATLNGIVRTKVARARIKIGKMELESFVESPILGRDIALMGRELLRKFSIEIKKGEKICIDDP; via the coding sequence ATGGTCGTCGATTGCTTTAGAATAGGTGACAGACCTGAGGTTCCCATAACAGTTATGGATATAGTCAAAGACATATCTATTCAGGTAAATGCCTTGATAGACACGGGATTCTCAGGTTACTTGCTTTTAGCAAACTCATTATATTCAAAAATCAACAGCGTGGAGTTAGATGAAAGCCACTGGAGAACTTACGCCACCCTAAACGGAATTGTTAGAACTAAAGTCGCCAGGGCGAGAATTAAAATAGGAAAAATGGAGTTGGAAAGCTTCGTAGAAAGTCCGATTTTAGGTAGGGACATTGCGTTAATGGGCAGAGAACTATTAAGGAAGTTTAGTATAGAAATTAAGAAAGGAGAGAAAATATGTATAGACGATCCTTAG
- a CDS encoding type II toxin-antitoxin system VapC family toxin has protein sequence MKKVVLDSGVVLSFLEGKFGDYYQRILNEELEPYISTMNLTEIYYVLCRKMGGEKAEKLMKMLVKSGLRIVGVKPRIMKYAAECKCHNSISMGDCFSIATAKYLKTTAVFKREKELEDKKIGNVEFID, from the coding sequence ATGAAAAAGGTAGTCCTTGACAGTGGAGTTGTTTTGTCTTTCCTTGAGGGAAAATTCGGTGATTACTATCAGAGGATCCTCAATGAGGAACTCGAACCCTATATAAGTACAATGAATCTCACAGAAATCTATTACGTACTTTGTAGAAAAATGGGAGGAGAAAAAGCGGAGAAATTGATGAAGATGTTAGTTAAATCAGGTCTGAGGATAGTAGGAGTGAAACCAAGGATCATGAAGTATGCGGCGGAATGTAAGTGCCATAATTCGATCTCCATGGGAGATTGCTTCTCAATAGCTACGGCAAAGTATCTAAAAACGACAGCAGTATTTAAGAGAGAAAAGGAACTAGAAGATAAAAAGATAGGAAACGTAGAGTTTATAGATTAA